Part of the Anopheles gambiae chromosome 3, idAnoGambNW_F1_1, whole genome shotgun sequence genome is shown below.
TATAATAAATAAGCCCCCTAAATGTTAcacagacagcagcagcaacagcagcaacagcacagcTTGTTCTTCTCCTTGCCACCGAAAGCGCTTTAAGCATCCGGTCCCAAACTCGAAGCTGATGATGCCGTTATTAATTAAGCCGTCAGAAGCGTGGCGAACGGAAGGTATTATTATaatatctttcttttttttctttttttggttggttcttACTTCCCTCCGGCAAGCTTTCAGCCGAACAAGTCTAAAGTCTGTCATCGGTTTTCGAACTTTTCTGTCGCTGCACTCTATCGgttatttacaaaaaaccTTTTAAGCACGATGCAGCAGGGCATTCAGCGAGAAGTTGGAGCGAACGAACGCACCATGACGTAAACCCAGCCGCCTAACTTTCGGTGGAATAAAAATCTGCACCTCTTTTAAGCGGATTTTTGGAAGTCATCGGGGCGttgatactgctgctgctgctgctgcaaacctGCAACTGAAAGCACAATGCTACAAACATCCTCCCATTCACTGAAGCGGTGGGAAAATACTTACTTCCAAACAAAGCTGACCCAACGGCGGTAGTCGATAGGAGAGAGTAAGGGTACAAGTGCAGTCGGAAACGAACCCATCACCAAACCCAAACCCAGCCAGGTGAGAGGCTGTTGGAGTAAAGTTTATCAATTTTAGCACCAACtagccacccccccccccctccccgaaCTACACCACCACAGGACAAAGTTGTTGGATCGAACCGAAGCCATCGCCATCGGTTGTCATCCGCAAGCTGTCGGTTGGTCGTAAATTTTCACCAGCATTTCCACGAAAACGTGCGAAAGGTGTCTTTTTTAAGCATCTTTTTGCACGCACCTAGCCCGAAAGTTTGCCCCAACCAAGCCACCGATACCACCGGTGCATTGCATTTGGCGACGACACCTTCCCCGCGGGAGAGAGGTGGGCGGTTGTATTTCTTTGCCGAGTTTATGACCCGAAAGAATTGTGCCATAAATTTGTACGGTGGTGCCCCGATGGTGCCTTACCACGCGCCTTTTGTGAGCTTGCCTGTCCTTGTTGCAAACTGGGAGGTTCATCCCTCGGCGGCACAAAATTGAATCAAGCGCCGGGGCGCGCTCGCGAACTGCCAAATCGTACTAATTCTTCATTCGCTGAATCGATCCACTGAAGTATTAAGTAGAAGCAGTTCACGGAGCTGGAAATTTATGGCACTCGGACAGGAAATTGCTCCCTGTGCTGTGAATAGTTCGATGCTGATCAATATAAAgcgtttgtttaaaaaaaagcacacgaaAAGCTCTGCTGGAGATCCTATTAAAGAAATGATGTCGAACAAATTGCCTAACTTTAGGCGCATTAGATCATTCTTTTCGTTAAATGCTTCCTAGAATCTGTGTATAGTtttgttcggttttttttaCCAACACTTGCCAGAAGCTTGCTTCAAAAGAAGCCCAAACCTCTCGCGTCGTTACCCGATCTAGGGCGTAATTtgatgggaaaagttttaACGGCCTCACGCAAACGCATTACCCGCGGGAGATAAATTTGGCCACAAAGGCCCACCGAAGGTTATGATGAACTGCCGGGAAAGGCTTTCTAATGGAGCCACCAAACGTCATCTTGCAGGAATGATGTGCAATATTTCGTCTAACACCCGCAGGCTGCTGGATGTTGTTCGGCAACTGACATTAGAACAGACCAAAGGTGAGTAAATTTGTAGACTTTAAACTGTTTGCTAAAATGCAAATTgcttttatatgtttttatgtgttattttttctgtttcgcAAAAAGTACAATAAATTTCCCCTTAACTAACTGTGTTTGTCGTGAAGTCGAAAGATTGAATGCGCATCATTCTGCTACCTCAGGCCCAAATACTGGTGAACATATTCTCTGAACGAATAACCATTaacctcgtttttttttttgtttcactgctgctgccattaaAAGGATTCACTCCACGGAAAACAATACGGCGTATCGAAGCCGGACTGTGGGATAGTGGGAAAATCCCGTTTTCTTATCAACGCACCAGCATCGCGTCGCAAATAGCGACTCCCGGCGGCAAAGGACGGGGGGCCATGTGGCAAACAACTCGTTAGCTCCGTGCTCGACGAAAGCCATTACGGCGGGCGCCCGGGTCGTAACAAGCGCCTGTCGtgttagctgctgctgctgctactacttctTGCTACAAAGCAGCAAAACTCAGCTAAAAATTTTATGATGTCCACCAGTCAAATTCACTTCCCCTTGTCCTCGCCATGGAAAGGGTTTCCATGGAGCCCCAACATCCGGGACGCGGGAAAAAGGACGAAGACAGTCGTTCAAAGACAGTCGGCCAATGTTTGCCAAAGTTGCTGGCATGCTTCCACATCCACAATCaaatgggggggggaggggggatggAGAAGGACAACCGCTTTTTATGGGCACAAAACACTTCGACATTCGCGACCGTTACCGATTCGAACGACCCATGATGATGACTACTGGTATGgcgataataataataacagctAATGGCCACCATTCATAACCGGGgcatgttatttttattttccactcgCTCGTGTACACGATGATGGTTTTACGATGGTGTCATTTCGCGCGATGAAACatactatgtgtgtgtacggtaCGGCGCGACTCATCTTCACGGCTGATCTTACTCACTGTCCGCTGCCCATCTTCAATCTTTCCGCTGGCAGCTTTTTTGACAGCCCAATGCACTGAAAAGGGTCTGCAGAGGAATATTTTGCAATTATCATCAACCGAGAGCCGAGCGGGAACGAGTGTCCAGCCCGGCATCGACACGACACGAGCATAAAATCATAATCCGTTTATTTGTATTAAGTTAATCATGAGCCGTGTGCCTtgtttgatggtggtggagctggttTTTTACGACGATTTTTCCGCTTTCCCACTACAACGACACCGGAGCGAGCGGGTCGCTTCAGTCTCGCGCTAATCAACGGTTTTAATGGCAATGTTTTGCTCCGTAACGAGGTACGGGCCTGATGGCTTGCGTAGGGTAGGGCATAAAAAGGCGAACAGAAGCAATTATGTACCGGCGTGGAGACGACTCCTTTAAGTACCGATTCCCCCCTTGTTGACCAATGATTGTTTCGGCGAAACGCTCTAACAAGAAGGATTTATGCTCGACATCCGAATGCTCACACGGGATGGTACATTTGAAGCTTGAAAAATTGTCATAAACTTGATTAATGAATGTAACAATCAATCCTGAAGGACCTTCTTTGCTGTAACCGCATTgtctacatttaggcgcagaTCGATCGTTTGATGGTAGATTCATAGAATGAATCgctttttggtttattttttacacCCGTTCTGCACTCTTTAGAGATGACAAGAATCCCGTCTAGACAGACAATTCTAACCCAATTCTAATGTATCATTTGCTAACGGAACGGGCATTTAGGTGTttagagaagagagagattcGCCACAAAAAGTAGAAAGTGTATCCGCTAATAAAAGTGCCCTTGAAACGAGGAGCATCATTAGCATTGGCTGGAAAGGGGAAAGATTCCTTCGCCAACACGCATATCATAAATTCCTTCACCAGAACCAATCGAACTGCTTGAGTTACGTGTCGAAAATTGCAGTTCTAAGCGGTCGCTTCCTTCGCAATCTTTCTCTCGTGTGCTTACCTCTTCCAAAACGTCTACaaaatttctttcttttattcctttttgatgcaaaaacaGAAGAGTTTAAAACAACCCATCATATAATTTAATAAAGACCGCAGCATTCGAATGTGTGTCCGTTTGGTCCGATGATTCTGGTGATTTTCTTATGGTTCTCTTCTGTTTTTGCAGATTAACTGCTCATTGAAATCTCGAACGAAAACGAAAATGGATCGAATAAAATGGGCAGCAAGagataacacacacaaaaaacgcgcTCCCTCGCACCATTGTGACTAACGTTAAATTAAATGGCCATCTGGAAATTATACGTAATTACACAATCACAGTGGTTGGCCATGGCGATGGTGGGCGAAAAACAAACGTCCCTCTCTCGGGACGTACAAGAACGCAACGAACGGGCGcgtgagaaaaaagaaaactacaATCATCTTAAATTGCTGCCGATCGTCTGCGTCTTTAGCAGGTTGTTTTGAGCAGGTTGGTTTgctgttggttttttgtttggtttgcttcCTGTGTCGTTTGTGAGATGATTCTCAAATCCCACCACAATCGATGGGTCTACAGCTTGTCCGGATTTGTGATTCGTTTTAATCCGGAGAGAAACGTTTGTGTCATTATTCaattatgaatattttgtttatgGAATTGAGGAGATTGTTTTAACGCCGAAGAGGAGAATCTATTGCAGCCCCGTTTGCGTTTCAATCACGTTGCAAAAATGTGCTCGCTTTCCGCATGACGCGcacatcgatcgatcgcttcTTTCTCGTTACCTTTCCGAACGACGCACTATCGAATGTTATTCCATCTGGCCAATCAAAACGCATCGGAAGGAGGGTGCCGATTGCAGATTTTCCTCGCCAAATGGCAGCGGCACTAATCCCCGTCTCACAGTGGTGTAAATTTTGTCTCCAACCCCAACGGAAAGAATGGCTTTCGGGAGGGAGGGCACATTTGCGAGGCTGCTTCCGGACGCGCATTTGGTTGGCCGGGCTTCGTTTGGCTGAGCTGTGTCGCGCGATCGTCACTCACGCCAACGCAAACTGCATGTGCACGTGACGTGTCGGTGCAGATAAATCAGCTCCCAGTCACCCCGCTCCATCCCATGGTTGCTGGTATCCGTAGGGTTTTGTAGGAAGCAGGCTTTTCCGGCTGAAATTTGCTACCACCGGATGCCGCCGTGCTGCAGGTGTCGTACCGTTTCAGTCTTCTTACGTAAAACCCATTTTTCAGCACCTCACAATGGGCTATTTTCCTCGCAGaagattaaaaatgaaaagaaccCTTTCCTTCATAGTCGAAAGAACATTTTTATTTAGTATAATTCAGGAAGAGTTAAAGAAAAATGtaacctttttttaaatattttttttatgctgaTTTTTCCCACCAACTTTCGGTTGTTCTCACTGTGCCTTCGAAGGATTAAGATAGGACACGCACAGGCTACCAAAACCAAGCCTTCACCGTCAGCCACGTGGTTACAACGGTCCTACAACGTTGGTTGCAACTCGGTGTAATCATACGCGTCGGCGATAATGAGCATCGAGCGCTCCCAATCAGTCTTACACAACGTGTGGCAGAATGTTAACAACGCACGGCTAGCAAAGTACGTCAACgacaaaatcaacaaaatacCATGGATAGGAACAAAACTACCTGTCCGTGAAAATGTATCGAGCTGCATTGAGTGCGTTTTTGGGGACTGCTCAGCACTGACAAAAAGCGCCCAAAGATATGCAATGCACGTTACGCAATCAtcttattaaatcattgcgTAAAGCTTTTGCGTCTATTTTTTACCGTAACGCCTTCGTTGTAACGGCTTAAGCGAAGATATGTAAGCTTCCGAAAGGCTTATCATTTGACATGGACGACACTGAAGCGAAAATAACTTCATCACATCTCCCTGCCTGACCGGAACGGTTAACCGCAGTGGAATGCTTTCCTACAAATATTTGCCAACCAACCTGGAATGCAAAAGTGAgtgtgttttacttttctaCCGCCAACTTCTTCCATAATGTTTtagtttgaaatgttttcttGCTGCTCCCCCGTCTCTCTTCATCCTTGACTTTTCCCAACGAACGTTGCCACCCACGCCGTttggaatttgaataaaactttcgttcttcttttcttttttgttttcgtgccTGCAGCACGTTTACGACCTCTCCAACATAACTCCTTGCCACATCGAGCTCAATGCAAATTGTAGGGGTTGAGGAGCTTTTTGCTACTTCCCATTGCCGCAGTCTTTCATCTTTGATCTCCAAAAATAGAAACACCAAGGCAACAGCAACCACCTATTTCCTACTTCGAATTCTGGGACAAAAGTCAACCCGAAACTATTTATACCCTTTTTGAAACAACAAACtcgcaaaaaacacacacacacactggagtCGTGTAAGGCATCTAAACAAGCTTTGTGGTGCGATCCGAATGAAATGGGAAGGTAGGTATCGGTCAGCCTTCTTCCCTGGGGTTTTTTATAGTATTCCAAAGTGGAATCTATATCCTTTGGGAAGGTGCAAGACCATGCCAGCTTAGCGACACCAAGGGAAAGCTCGCCCACACATCGTCTAGCGGCAATGTctcacaaaacaaaccaactcAATGTGGGAAAAACAGTCCTTTCGGTGGAAAATCCCACACCCCAGTTGCGTTAAATAGGTTAAAGAAAGGATCCCGGGTTCGATGACGCAAAGCCACAAACATTCGGTGAAATAAATTGGTCGGAATTCCTACGACGGCAAACTTAAATACACTACACGCATTTGGCTTGATCGCTCTAAATCAACACCCTCGACCTAGAGAACGACTTGTTGCAGCAGAGTGGTGTGGGTAGTTATGACATGACGCAATGGAAGACGAAAGCATTGAATAAGATGTAGATTATAATAGCTTGAGCCATCTAATGTTCCTACAAATGTCTCCAGTAACTCAACAATAATTGAAactgttaaaaaaaagttcgTCAATTGCGATTCAAAATTGAATTAGGTTCTTTTTCATTGATTGTTGATTATTTGTGGCAAAATCATGAATAGaatcatttaaaatcatgtcTGCAAGCAGGTTTCGTCAACGTTTCAAAGAATTCCTCCCCTTGTTCGGCACTCGCGCCATCTATCGGGATTCCCAAGACTCAAACCTGCTAGAAGCGTTACTCTCTTCTAACGTAACAACGCTACCAAGGAACGTTATTATAGTTTTATTTATCCGTTGAATAATGTTGAGGCTTGAATACCTAGTCACTCTAACTGATCATTACATTACTTCCTGGACTTCAATTTACTACTCAAAAAGgatcaatttatttattttagaaaATAACTTATTCCAGCCATAACAATTCCTTCGGGCAGCTGCGGCTCTACTGTTTTTCTCCCGGCTGTCATAttcagtgtggccagattattttggcagttttcggtaggagcaGCAACATTTTATctgtagttttcggtaggttaaaactcgaaactcAGTTAATAAGAGGTATTAATCAGGGGGGAGGGTCCTGATGCGCAAAATGAAAGTTTCTTCTCACgagaatatgcatcctttatctaggatatggattagatttggttcccgttttaaaaaatcggtaggaatacagataaatcggaaTTCTGGTCACTCTGATCATGTTCCACCACAGCTGCTGTTTACATTCGCTCTCGTAACGCAATAAACAACAGCAGATTTTCACTTGCCAAGTGAAAAGTTAAATAATTTCCCTACCGCAAGCCGGCGTGTAACTGGCCATGCTTGGGCAGCTGGTACGCCGGGGCCTCCGGTATTCCCGGTGCGTGTACGCCGTCCATACACGCACAATCAAAGTGGACAGTTCAACCAAGCTCGGGTTTCCGTGCGCTTACACCGACGAGGAAACGAGGAAAATTCTCAACACACTCAACGAACAGGACGTAGAGGAGCTGTACAAGTAATTTTTGAACGCATTAGATTCATTTGTAACACTTCCCTTTAATTATTGCATCGACTTTCCGCCGTTGTAGGTACAACATCTCCAAGTACCGGCTGAAGAAGATCGAAGGATGGCGCAAAAAGTTCGGCACCTTTCTCTCCCTGGAGCAGGTGCTCGAGCTGGACGGGTTCGGTGTGACGGTGTTGCGCAAATTTTACGACTCCATCGTGCACGGCCCAAAGGAGGACGCGGTGGTGGCGCCGAAGGCCATCAAAAAGGACGTTAAGTTCACGACGCCCCTGCTGAGCGCACAGATGGTGCCGAAAATCAACAGCTGCGTGTCGCTGTACGTCGGGCTGGACTACGTGACCTGGGCCCACTTCAAGCTGGCGAAGGAGCAGCCCACCGCACTGGCCGGTTGGAACAGTTACAACATCAGCGATCGCAAGCTGCACATCAACGAGCTGATCCGCAATGTGTCGCAGATCAATCGCCTCATCCCGGAGGCGGACGTGTACGTGGTGGAAAACCCACCGGTCGCGCAAGCCTCCGCGATGGGCTCGGCCGTACAGACCAACATCAACGTGCAGCGCTCGCAGCTGATCGGTATGCTGATGCTTATGCTGGCCAACAGGCCGTCTCCGTTTACGGACAATAGCGCAAATCATCCGACCGATGGAACCGTCAGCAGCAACGTGTTCTTCCTCAAGCAGTACCTCTCCGCCCGGCTGTTCGGTATCTTCATCGGCAACGAGCGGGTATCGTCGGAGGAGGTGATCCGCTCGATTATGGAACGGCAGCTCGCACCGAACGAGGAAGTGCTGGAATCGATCCAATCCAGGCTCATCATACCGTCCGGGCTGAAGATTATCTACGAAGAGAACGACAGTGCGGAGCGCGAGTTTCTCGGCCAGTCGCTGCTGCTCGGGCTTACCTTTCTGCGACTGTGCATATTCAAGTGCGAGGACAGTTTGAAAATATTTAGAAGATAAACCCTTAACGCGTGCCCCCGCGTGTGATAGTGCGAGGTGGTAGAGGAAGATAGAAAAGcataaaatgtattcaaatcaaacacaaacacacttggaTCATTATTAGCAAGAAAAGGGAACCATATTCAAGCGAACACTCGTAGGTTCCTCAAAATTACTTCCGTTTTCCTTTGCCCTTCCGGCCACGTCCTTTGCCACGCATCTTGCGCTTCCTTTCCGCGACCGAACGCCACGCACGTTGCAGTACCTTAGCCGCCCGGTTCATCATAAACGCTTCGATCCGTTCCTCCTGCTCGCGTATCTCAATCTGACGCTTCTCCTCCATTGCATCAAAGTACCTGCCAAGGAGAGACAGTTTAAAACACACATCTCTTCTAAACTTTCCCCAGTACCGTACTTTTTCTCCTGCGGATCGAAGATGTTGCGCTTCCAACGGTTGTACTCCTGCTGGCGCGTGTTCAGCTTGGCCACCAGCTCCTTCAGCTCGTGCGTCCTTTCGCCCGCATCCTTATCATACTTGTGCAGCCACATTTGAAGCTGATTGGTAAGCTTCAGTTTCTTCAACCGATTCGTTTTCTCCACCGTCAGATCGGCCTGCAACTGTTGCTGGTAGGTCTTTTGCGTGCCGGCCGCTTCCTCAAGCAGATTCTCGTACCGCTGATCGCTTCGTTCGAAGTAATGGTACATCTCACGATCGGAATCATCCCTAATGAAAAGAAGTGAAGATGAAAAGGTCTTCCATATCGTTAGGGAACAGCCCAAAAGAAGCGTACTTACATGAATTTTACGATATTGTCACGACTCCTCTCGCCCAACTCTTCGTACTCCTGCCTGTACCGCTCGATCACGGCGTACTTTTCCTGCACCGACTCCTCCAACTTTTCCTTCTTCATCACCAGTATGTCTTCGATCTTACGGATTTCCTTCTTGTTGCGCTCGTTCCGCGTCCACAGGCGGTGCAGTATCTTCTCCTTCGCCAGGTCCTTTTGTGCCGTCAGCTTCATTTTGTTGATAGTGAACTTCCGGAACTCGCGTATGTTCGAAAGGAAGCGACGATAAACACCGGGAAGCTGTCGGCGGCATGAAATCGTAGTGAAAGGAGTACAGTTTCTTCATGTCATTTACTACCATTTACCTGCTTCACGTGCCCAATCGTTGCTGCGTGCAGTTCCTTCTTGGAGAGAAGCGTCGCCAGCTCTATCAACTGTCCGGAGGGAATCTTCAGCTCCTCGACCTGCAAATTAAATGCCACTTCAATCAATATTGAGCCCAGTTTCCTGACCCTTGCATCCTTACATCGATATCGTCCTTGGTCATCGCGGGCGTAGTATTGGACGCAATGTACTGGCTCAGGAATTTGATCACATTCTTGTCGTCCACATCGAAGCAAGCGTCCAGCAGGGCTTCATTTTGGCAGATGATTGGCAGACAGAACAGCACCTCGAGTGTTTGCGTCATTTCGCCCAGGATCATGCCGACCCGGTTGATCTGAATGTTAAACTCCACCTTCTGGAGGCTTTCCGGATCGTACGAATCGTACTCCTCCTCACCGTGTGCCATTATTTCCGACGTTATCTTCTCCACCATTGCCCTTACGGCGGCCACATCCTCCTCAGAATCGCCGGCACAAACCGCCTCAAAGCTATCGCCCATAATATAAATGTTGTTCGGACCTcgtcccggaagctactggaAATGTCTTTAGATGAAGAGGAAACTCCCCCAACAAAACGGTTTACAAATTCCATAGCAGCCGTGGTTGTAGTTATAGCAACGGATCATGCGCGTACTAAAATTTTGAAcctttattcgaaaaaaactGTCCCGCAACTCTTACTTCTTCCCCTTGCctttcttctttcccttcttggCGCGCTTTATGTCGAGCGTTCGCTTCCACGCCCGCTGCAGCACCCGTACCGCGTGCAGTTTGCG
Proteins encoded:
- the LOC3291558 gene encoding uncharacterized protein LOC3291558, yielding MLGQLVRRGLRYSRCVYAVHTRTIKVDSSTKLGFPCAYTDEETRKILNTLNEQDVEELYKYNISKYRLKKIEGWRKKFGTFLSLEQVLELDGFGVTVLRKFYDSIVHGPKEDAVVAPKAIKKDVKFTTPLLSAQMVPKINSCVSLYVGLDYVTWAHFKLAKEQPTALAGWNSYNISDRKLHINELIRNVSQINRLIPEADVYVVENPPVAQASAMGSAVQTNINVQRSQLIGMLMLMLANRPSPFTDNSANHPTDGTVSSNVFFLKQYLSARLFGIFIGNERVSSEEVIRSIMERQLAPNEEVLESIQSRLIIPSGLKIIYEENDSAEREFLGQSLLLGLTFLRLCIFKCEDSLKIFRR
- the LOC133392719 gene encoding dynein regulatory complex protein 10-like; translated protein: MGDSFEAVCAGDSEEDVAAVRAMVEKITSEIMAHGEEEYDSYDPESLQKVEFNIQINRVGMILGEMTQTLEVLFCLPIICQNEALLDACFDVDDKNVIKFLSQYIASNTTPAMTKDDIDVEELKIPSGQLIELATLLSKKELHAATIGHVKQLPGVYRRFLSNIREFRKFTINKMKLTAQKDLAKEKILHRLWTRNERNKKEIRKIEDILVMKKEKLEESVQEKYAVIERYRQEYEELGERSRDNIVKFMDDSDREMYHYFERSDQRYENLLEEAAGTQKTYQQQLQADLTVEKTNRLKKLKLTNQLQMWLHKYDKDAGERTHELKELVAKLNTRQQEYNRWKRNIFDPQEKKYFDAMEEKRQIEIREQEERIEAFMMNRAAKVLQRAWRSVAERKRKMRGKGRGRKGKGKRK